In Pithys albifrons albifrons isolate INPA30051 chromosome 6, PitAlb_v1, whole genome shotgun sequence, a single genomic region encodes these proteins:
- the TNKS1BP1 gene encoding 182 kDa tankyrase-1-binding protein isoform X2 — MASQPQPLHPAVPCATAAGTGGAGLAGSPDKGTVRPKPPVRPKPRVLPKPAVPTKPPVLPLAPGPRHPRPELPSAEKMNRLAGPQPYSGGGAGGPLRRPSFTVKLPETPNGKELPSPPVAAAEEEVPPTPPTPSRKGPAPFKVTPVMVATRPERFPGTTVEEILAKMDSREGPGSPDRAWLSPFCSDPSSRFGSKTFAAFRRRPSGEMDRDPTGEGPQILRPTAGELGMGDDGHLVVETSGSPSAGLSCAGDPHGHRRPPSPPDLSALQLGALGPPGSPRPPICPAPAPGAPFQPAEPSAPAPGSPDTLSELLAPDSSTLPPGSPEFPAQPPTEAPAPSIQAPGAPLATKPHLGTSRSPGSPHTPGEGSPDTASPPGTPKLPPRVTCPPGSPEAAAEYLGPPSPSLGKASCPPGSPEGHDDSAVSPQSHEGPDFRPPPRDAGLRRSSEGVLQSPPTGQGLGELGGSLSALPRPGDTLSEPFLGSESGWSLSQSFEWTFPSRGARLPAFPPRSPIRETPDSGLSEEGESDGEAAAPNLTEDHRSEGPDSHREEGAPCPGGPVAQREAESSVEEVEEVEAEQDAPVSHSPLCLTEPGGDPTEPEPLTQPSITTAAPLDPAPPDPAPRADLAWVGDGPKGQQGPGGPGQDEGPPQGPDPHADPGWLKELLASPRAHTTGHGSPENLLGWSRKDLCSEFGIGRPRQARSFDWNCPAVSKERNWPAETKQEQEFEAKSSWDSIPSDKVGTRLDGRFGTAQESWNSDYRGTELMRDTKLGSSNWSQSLGAGESCQDPDFGASTKWGPGYGLGHAGSAEELSSGQADWGSGLSTGHSQQLDKEPHSGQPTWVGRYGPSNTEMKDREPTSDWASKYSSQDAGSKGEDFTLGWAGRSSTGDTGSPDKELSPSWPAWDSRYSTRDMESQDREFSPSRPAWTGEYRDTESQDREFSPSRLAESKCSTGNVETQDREFCSSGASWNNRYSTQDMENQDREFSPSRPAWTGEIGDMESQDREFSPSRPAWTGEYREMKSQEQEFSSSRLTWDDKSSTRDMESQDREFSPSRLPEASECTIGDMESQDREFSPSRPAWTGEYREMKSQEQEFSSSRLTWDDKSSTRDMESQDREFSPSRLPEASECSTGDLENQDEEFSTSRAAWDDRSSTSDMEIQDSGFTPSRTAWDDGYSTEDMETRNGELFSPSGVAWGDRSSTGNVEGQNREFSPSGAARDREHGSVIPMKEEQELISGWLSLSGEGSIGQTGLVGVSQEDVPGSCHPDRLAQEPTWSSAHQQQHGSSGSVDWVDKLGGGDNCHNQFGSIGTEQVRDPCSARASDGSMSGALQSLAGWHRDLSLDTNDARWSQDLDSWSMEPQDAEAKRREWASAFGARCAARNRDLSTEKQSLEEHTNTQDRSLCLSTPSPPMGDVLADPPTVEPAQEELPCSTEEERDPPELAAAPQSPGAPLLQLEAASRIPVDTGMEEPASDHPDGDRPQGWEEQPFSLGSPQPDGPVEQGPEFPFLEDTELLDSSVFRTKASLGRKRRHRAPALRPAATEGDSWIFRDSTEPRPAPAASSDEETVEEPRSRRMRGSPSGRGVKVPLFPGLSASAIKAKLRGRNRSAEEGPSSGDSKGTPHKDHHVQRSKSCKIPGVSGKPPALPPKPEKSAGSEASPPHWLQALKLKRKKP, encoded by the exons ATGGCctcccagccacagcccctGCACCCCGCCGTGCCCTGTGCCACCGCTGCTGGCAccggaggggctgggctggccgGCAGCCCCGACAAAG gcaCCGTGCGCCCCAAGCCGCCGGTGCGGCCCAAGCCCCGTGTGCTGCCCAAGCCGGCCGTGCCCACCAAGCCCCCGGTGCTGCCCCTCGCACCAGGCCCGCGACACCCCCGGCCCGAGCTGCCCTCGGCTGAGAAGATGAACCGCCTGGCCGGGCCCCAGCCCTACAGTGGAGGCGGCGCAGGGGGGCCCCTCCGACGCCCCTCCTTCACTGTCAAATTGCCCGAGACCCCCAACGGGAAGGAGCTCCCATCGCCCCCAGTGGCAGCTGCCGAGGAGGAggtgccccccaccccaccGACCCCCTCACGCAAGGGCCCGGCACCCTTCAAGGTGACGCCGGTGATGGTGGCCACCAGGCCAGAGCGGTTCCCGGGCACCACTGTGGAGGAGATCCTGGCCAAGATGGACAGCAGGGAAGGCCCGGGCAGCCCAGATCGGGCCTGGCTCTCGCCCTTCTGTTCAGATCCCTCCTCCCGCTTTGGCTCCAAGACCTTCGCTGCCTTCCGGAGGCGTCCCAGTGGGGAGATGGACAGAGACCCTACTGGCGAAGGCCCCCAGATACTCCGACCCACAGCAGGcgagctgggaatgggggatgATGGACACCTCGTGGTTGAGACAAG TGGCTCCCCGTCAGCCGGGCTGAGCTGTGCCGGGGACCCCCATGGACACCGGAGGCCGCCATCCCCTCCTGAT ctctctgctctccagctgggGGCCCTCGGACCCCCAGGCTCCCCAAGACCCCCCAtctgcccggccccggccccaggagctccctttcaGCCTGCCGagccctctgccccagcccccgGATCCCCGGATACCCTCTCTGAGCTCCTGGCCCCTGACTCCTCCACACTGCCCCCTGGCTCCCCTGAATTCCCTGCTCAGCCTCCAACCGAGGCCCCTGCTCCCTCCATCCAGGCTCCAGGCGCTCCCTTGGCCACCAAACCCCATCTCGGCACCTCCCGCTCCCCTGGCTCCCCCCACACTCCTGGGGAGGGATCCCCTGACACTGCCAGCCCACCTGGCACTCCCAAACTGCCACCCCGAGTCACTTGCCCCCCTGGCTCTCCCGAGGCTGCTGCCGAGTACCTGggcccccccagcccatcccttgGCAAAGCTTCTTGTCCCCCAGGCTCCCCAGAGGGACATGATGACTCTGCAGTGTCCCCACAGTCCCACGAGGGTCCTGATTTCAGACCCCCTCCCCGGGATGCGGGACTGCGGCGCTCCTCAGAAGGTGTGCTGCAGTCCCCACCCACGGGTCAGGGcctgggggagctgggaggtTCACTGAGTGCTCTGCCCCGGCCTGGAGACACCCTGTCCGAGCCCTTCCTGGGCAGTGAATCTGGCTGGAGCCTTTCCCAGTCCTTCGAGTGGACGTTCCCGTCACGGGGGGCACGGTTGCCAGCCTTCCCACCCCGCTCCCCCATCCGGGAGACACCTGACTCGGGGCTCTCCGAAGAGGGAGAGTCAGATGGGGAGGCTGCAGCCCCCAACCTCACAGAGGACCACAGGTCTGAAGGGCCTGACAGCCACAGGGAAGAGGGGGCTCCATGCCCAGGGGGTCCCGTGGCCCAGCGGGAGGCTGAGAGCTCagtggaggaggtggaggaagtGGAGGCAGAGCAAGATGCCCCTGTGTCCCACTCCCCACTTTGCCTGACGGAGCCTGGCGGGGACCCAACGGAGCCTGAGCCCCTCACCCAGCCCAGCATCACCACAGCTGCGCCCTTGGATCCAGCCCCCCCAGATCCAGCCCCTCGAGCTGATTTGGCCTGGGTGGGTGATGGCCCCAAAGGCCAGCAGGGGCCTGGGGGACCAGGCCAGGATGAAGGACCTCCACAGGGCCCCGACCCCCACGCTGACCCAGGCtggctgaaggagctgctggcatCGCCCAGGGCCCACACCACGGGACACGGCTCGCCAGAG aACCTGCTGGGCTGGTCACGGAAGGACCTGTGCAGTGAGTTTGGCATTGGTCGCCCTCGCCAAGCTAGGTCCTTCGACTGGAACTGCCCGGCTGTGTCCAAGGAGAGAAATTGGCCTGCTGAGACcaagcaggagcaggaattCGAGGCCAAATCCAGCTGGGACAGCATCCCCAGTGACAAGGTTGGGACAAGGCTGGATGGGCGTTTTGGCACtgcccaggagagctggaacaGCGACTACAGAGGGACAGAGCTCATGAGGGACACAAAACTGGGCAGCAGCAACTGGTCCCAGTCCCTTGGTGCTGGGGAGAGCTGCCAGGATCCAGACTTTGGTGCCAGCACAAAGTGGGGCCCAGGCTATGGCCTGGGCCATGCTGGCAGTGCAGAGGAGCTCAGCTCTGGACAGGCTGACTGGGGCAGCGGCCTCAGCACGGGacacagccagcagctggaCAAGGAGCCACACTCTGGGCAGCCCACCTGGGTGGGCAGGTACGGCCCCAGCAACACAGAGATGAAGGACAGAGAGCCCACCTCAGACTGGGCCAGTAAATACAGCAGCCAGGATGCTGGGAGCAAGGGCGAGGATTTtacactgggctgggctggcagatccagcactggggacactgggagccCAGACAAGGAGCTCAGTCCCAGTTGGCcagcctgggacagcaggtACAGCACCCGGGACATGGAGAGCCAGGACCGGGAGTTCAGTCCCAGCCGGCCAGCCTGGACTGGGGAATACAGGGACACAGAAAGCCAGGATAGGGAGTTCAGCCCCAGCCGGTTGGCTGAAAGCAAGTGCAGCACTGGGAATGTGGAGACTCAGGACCGTGAATTCTGCTCCAGTGGAGCATCCTGGAATAACAGGTACAGCACCCAGGACATGGAGAACCAGGACCGTGAGTTCAGCCCCAGCCGGCCAGCCTGGACTGGTGAAATCGGGGACATGGAAAGTCAGGACAGGGAGTTTAGCCCCAGCCGGCCAGCCTGGACTGGTGAATACAGGGAGATGAAAAGTCAGGAGCAGGAGTTCAGCTCCAGTAGGCTGACCTGGGATGACAAATCCAGCACCAGGGACATGGAGAGCCAGGACCGGGAATTCAGCCCCAGCCGGCTGCCTGAAGCCAGTGAGTGCACCATTGGGGACATGGAAAGTCAGGACAGGGAGTTTAGCCCCAGCCGGCCAGCCTGGACTGGTGAATACAGGGAGATGAAAAGTCAGGAGCAGGAGTTCAGCTCCAGTAGGCTGACCTGGGATGACAAATCCAGCACCAGGGACATGGAGAGCCAGGACCGGGAATTCAGCCCCAGCCGGCTGCCTGAAGCCAGTGAGTGCAGCACTGGGGACCTGGAGAACCAGGATGAGGAATtcagcaccagcagagcagcctgggatgACAGATCCAGCACCAGTGACATGGAGATCCAGGACAGTGGATTCACTCCCAGTAGAACAGCCTGGGATGATGGGTACAGCACTGAGGACATGGAGACTCGGAATGGGGAGTTGTTCAGCCCCAGTGGAGTGGCCTGGGGGGACAGGTCCAGCACCGGGAATGTGGAGGGCCAGAACAGGGAGTTCAGCCCCAGTGGAGCAGCCCGGGACAGGGAGCATGGCTCTGTGATCCCCATGAAGGAAGAGCAGGAGTTGATCTCAGGTTGGCTGAGCTTGTCTGGTGAGGGCAGCATTGGCCAGACTGGGCTGGTCGGAGTCAGTCAAGAGGATGTGCCCGGCTCCTGCCACCCTGATCGTCTGGCCCAGGAGCCCACCTGGAGCAGTGCCCACCAGCAGCAACATGGCAGCTCTGGCAGCGTGGACTGGGTTGACAAGCTTGGAGGAGGTGACAACTGCCACAACCAGTTTGGTAGCATTGGGACAGAGCAGGTGCGAGacccctgcagtgccagagccTCTGATGGCTCCATGTCCGGGGCCTTGCAGTCCCTggcaggctggcacagggatctCTCTCTGGACACGAATGATGCGCGCTGGAGCCAGGACCTGGACAGCTGGAGCATGGAGCCACAGGATGCCGAGGCCAAGCGTCGTGAGTGGGCAAGTGCCTTTGGTGCCCGCTGTGCCGCTCGCAACCGGGACCTCAGCACTGAGAAGCAGAGCCTGGAAGAGCACACCAACACACAGGACAG GAGCCTCTGTCTCTCGACCCCCAGTCCACCAATGGGTGATGTTCTGGCTGACCCTCCAACTGTGGAGCCTGCCCAGGAAGAACTGCCCTGCTCCACCGAGGAGGAGAGGGATcccccagagctggctgctgccccacagagccccgGAGCCCCCCTTCTGCAGCTGGAGGCTGCCAGCAGGATCCCAGTggacacagggatggaggaACCTGCCTCAGACCACCCGGATGGGGATAGACCCCAGGGTTGGGAGGAGCAGCCATTCTCCCTTGGCAGCCCCCAGCCTGACGGGCCTGTGGAGCAGGGGCCGGAATTCCCTTTTTTGGAG GACACGGAGCTCCTGGACAGCAGTGTGTTCCGCACCAAGGCCAGCCTGGGCCGCAAGCGCCGGCACCGGGCACCAGCTCTGCGTCCTGCTGCCACCGAGGGGGACAGCTGGATCTTCAGGGACTCCACGG AGCCCCGGCCAGCCCCAGCAGCGTCCTCCGACGAGGAGACAGTGGAGGAGCCCCGGAGCCGGCGGATGCGCGGCTCCCCCTCAGGCAGGGGGGTCAAGGTGCCCCTCTTCCCTGGCCTCAGCGCCTCTGCCATCAAG GCCAAGCTGAGGGGCCGCAACCGCTCTGCAGAGGAGGGGCCATCATCAGGGGACAGCAAGGGGACCCCCCACAAGGACCACCATGTGCAGCGCTCCAAGTCCTGTAAGATCCCTGGCGTGAGTGGGAAACCCCCGGCGCTGCCCCCTAAGCCAGAGAAATCCGCAGG ATCTGAGGCCTCACCCCCACACTGGCTGCAGGCACTGAAGCTGAAGAGGAAGAAGCCTTGA
- the TNKS1BP1 gene encoding 182 kDa tankyrase-1-binding protein isoform X1, translated as MASQPQPLHPAVPCATAAGTGGAGLAGSPDKGTVRPKPPVRPKPRVLPKPAVPTKPPVLPLAPGPRHPRPELPSAEKMNRLAGPQPYSGGGAGGPLRRPSFTVKLPETPNGKELPSPPVAAAEEEVPPTPPTPSRKGPAPFKVTPVMVATRPERFPGTTVEEILAKMDSREGPGSPDRAWLSPFCSDPSSRFGSKTFAAFRRRPSGEMDRDPTGEGPQILRPTAGELGMGDDGHLVVETSGSPSAGLSCAGDPHGHRRPPSPPDLSALQLGALGPPGSPRPPICPAPAPGAPFQPAEPSAPAPGSPDTLSELLAPDSSTLPPGSPEFPAQPPTEAPAPSIQAPGAPLATKPHLGTSRSPGSPHTPGEGSPDTASPPGTPKLPPRVTCPPGSPEAAAEYLGPPSPSLGKASCPPGSPEGHDDSAVSPQSHEGPDFRPPPRDAGLRRSSEGVLQSPPTGQGLGELGGSLSALPRPGDTLSEPFLGSESGWSLSQSFEWTFPSRGARLPAFPPRSPIRETPDSGLSEEGESDGEAAAPNLTEDHRSEGPDSHREEGAPCPGGPVAQREAESSVEEVEEVEAEQDAPVSHSPLCLTEPGGDPTEPEPLTQPSITTAAPLDPAPPDPAPRADLAWVGDGPKGQQGPGGPGQDEGPPQGPDPHADPGWLKELLASPRAHTTGHGSPENLLGWSRKDLCSEFGIGRPRQARSFDWNCPAVSKERNWPAETKQEQEFEAKSSWDSIPSDKVGTRLDGRFGTAQESWNSDYRGTELMRDTKLGSSNWSQSLGAGESCQDPDFGASTKWGPGYGLGHAGSAEELSSGQADWGSGLSTGHSQQLDKEPHSGQPTWVGRYGPSNTEMKDREPTSDWASKYSSQDAGSKGEDFTLGWAGRSSTGDTGSPDKELSPSWPAWDSRYSTRDMESQDREFSPSRPAWTGEYRDTESQDREFSPSRLAESKCSTGNVETQDREFCSSGASWNNRYSTQDMENQDREFSPSRPAWTGEIGDMESQDREFSPSRPAWTGEYREMKSQEQEFSSSRLTWDDKSSTRDMESQDREFSPSRLPEASECTIGDMESQDREFSPSRPAWTGEYREMKSQEQEFSSSRLTWDDKSSTRDMESQDREFSPSRLPEASECSTGDLENQDEEFSTSRAAWDDRSSTSDMEIQDSGFTPSRTAWDDGYSTEDMETRNGELFSPSGVAWGDRSSTGNVEGQNREFSPSGAARDREHGSVIPMKEEQELISGWLSLSGEGSIGQTGLVGVSQEDVPGSCHPDRLAQEPTWSSAHQQQHGSSGSVDWVDKLGGGDNCHNQFGSIGTEQVRDPCSARASDGSMSGALQSLAGWHRDLSLDTNDARWSQDLDSWSMEPQDAEAKRREWASAFGARCAARNRDLSTEKQSLEEHTNTQDSRSLCLSTPSPPMGDVLADPPTVEPAQEELPCSTEEERDPPELAAAPQSPGAPLLQLEAASRIPVDTGMEEPASDHPDGDRPQGWEEQPFSLGSPQPDGPVEQGPEFPFLEDTELLDSSVFRTKASLGRKRRHRAPALRPAATEGDSWIFRDSTEPRPAPAASSDEETVEEPRSRRMRGSPSGRGVKVPLFPGLSASAIKAKLRGRNRSAEEGPSSGDSKGTPHKDHHVQRSKSCKIPGVSGKPPALPPKPEKSAGSEASPPHWLQALKLKRKKP; from the exons ATGGCctcccagccacagcccctGCACCCCGCCGTGCCCTGTGCCACCGCTGCTGGCAccggaggggctgggctggccgGCAGCCCCGACAAAG gcaCCGTGCGCCCCAAGCCGCCGGTGCGGCCCAAGCCCCGTGTGCTGCCCAAGCCGGCCGTGCCCACCAAGCCCCCGGTGCTGCCCCTCGCACCAGGCCCGCGACACCCCCGGCCCGAGCTGCCCTCGGCTGAGAAGATGAACCGCCTGGCCGGGCCCCAGCCCTACAGTGGAGGCGGCGCAGGGGGGCCCCTCCGACGCCCCTCCTTCACTGTCAAATTGCCCGAGACCCCCAACGGGAAGGAGCTCCCATCGCCCCCAGTGGCAGCTGCCGAGGAGGAggtgccccccaccccaccGACCCCCTCACGCAAGGGCCCGGCACCCTTCAAGGTGACGCCGGTGATGGTGGCCACCAGGCCAGAGCGGTTCCCGGGCACCACTGTGGAGGAGATCCTGGCCAAGATGGACAGCAGGGAAGGCCCGGGCAGCCCAGATCGGGCCTGGCTCTCGCCCTTCTGTTCAGATCCCTCCTCCCGCTTTGGCTCCAAGACCTTCGCTGCCTTCCGGAGGCGTCCCAGTGGGGAGATGGACAGAGACCCTACTGGCGAAGGCCCCCAGATACTCCGACCCACAGCAGGcgagctgggaatgggggatgATGGACACCTCGTGGTTGAGACAAG TGGCTCCCCGTCAGCCGGGCTGAGCTGTGCCGGGGACCCCCATGGACACCGGAGGCCGCCATCCCCTCCTGAT ctctctgctctccagctgggGGCCCTCGGACCCCCAGGCTCCCCAAGACCCCCCAtctgcccggccccggccccaggagctccctttcaGCCTGCCGagccctctgccccagcccccgGATCCCCGGATACCCTCTCTGAGCTCCTGGCCCCTGACTCCTCCACACTGCCCCCTGGCTCCCCTGAATTCCCTGCTCAGCCTCCAACCGAGGCCCCTGCTCCCTCCATCCAGGCTCCAGGCGCTCCCTTGGCCACCAAACCCCATCTCGGCACCTCCCGCTCCCCTGGCTCCCCCCACACTCCTGGGGAGGGATCCCCTGACACTGCCAGCCCACCTGGCACTCCCAAACTGCCACCCCGAGTCACTTGCCCCCCTGGCTCTCCCGAGGCTGCTGCCGAGTACCTGggcccccccagcccatcccttgGCAAAGCTTCTTGTCCCCCAGGCTCCCCAGAGGGACATGATGACTCTGCAGTGTCCCCACAGTCCCACGAGGGTCCTGATTTCAGACCCCCTCCCCGGGATGCGGGACTGCGGCGCTCCTCAGAAGGTGTGCTGCAGTCCCCACCCACGGGTCAGGGcctgggggagctgggaggtTCACTGAGTGCTCTGCCCCGGCCTGGAGACACCCTGTCCGAGCCCTTCCTGGGCAGTGAATCTGGCTGGAGCCTTTCCCAGTCCTTCGAGTGGACGTTCCCGTCACGGGGGGCACGGTTGCCAGCCTTCCCACCCCGCTCCCCCATCCGGGAGACACCTGACTCGGGGCTCTCCGAAGAGGGAGAGTCAGATGGGGAGGCTGCAGCCCCCAACCTCACAGAGGACCACAGGTCTGAAGGGCCTGACAGCCACAGGGAAGAGGGGGCTCCATGCCCAGGGGGTCCCGTGGCCCAGCGGGAGGCTGAGAGCTCagtggaggaggtggaggaagtGGAGGCAGAGCAAGATGCCCCTGTGTCCCACTCCCCACTTTGCCTGACGGAGCCTGGCGGGGACCCAACGGAGCCTGAGCCCCTCACCCAGCCCAGCATCACCACAGCTGCGCCCTTGGATCCAGCCCCCCCAGATCCAGCCCCTCGAGCTGATTTGGCCTGGGTGGGTGATGGCCCCAAAGGCCAGCAGGGGCCTGGGGGACCAGGCCAGGATGAAGGACCTCCACAGGGCCCCGACCCCCACGCTGACCCAGGCtggctgaaggagctgctggcatCGCCCAGGGCCCACACCACGGGACACGGCTCGCCAGAG aACCTGCTGGGCTGGTCACGGAAGGACCTGTGCAGTGAGTTTGGCATTGGTCGCCCTCGCCAAGCTAGGTCCTTCGACTGGAACTGCCCGGCTGTGTCCAAGGAGAGAAATTGGCCTGCTGAGACcaagcaggagcaggaattCGAGGCCAAATCCAGCTGGGACAGCATCCCCAGTGACAAGGTTGGGACAAGGCTGGATGGGCGTTTTGGCACtgcccaggagagctggaacaGCGACTACAGAGGGACAGAGCTCATGAGGGACACAAAACTGGGCAGCAGCAACTGGTCCCAGTCCCTTGGTGCTGGGGAGAGCTGCCAGGATCCAGACTTTGGTGCCAGCACAAAGTGGGGCCCAGGCTATGGCCTGGGCCATGCTGGCAGTGCAGAGGAGCTCAGCTCTGGACAGGCTGACTGGGGCAGCGGCCTCAGCACGGGacacagccagcagctggaCAAGGAGCCACACTCTGGGCAGCCCACCTGGGTGGGCAGGTACGGCCCCAGCAACACAGAGATGAAGGACAGAGAGCCCACCTCAGACTGGGCCAGTAAATACAGCAGCCAGGATGCTGGGAGCAAGGGCGAGGATTTtacactgggctgggctggcagatccagcactggggacactgggagccCAGACAAGGAGCTCAGTCCCAGTTGGCcagcctgggacagcaggtACAGCACCCGGGACATGGAGAGCCAGGACCGGGAGTTCAGTCCCAGCCGGCCAGCCTGGACTGGGGAATACAGGGACACAGAAAGCCAGGATAGGGAGTTCAGCCCCAGCCGGTTGGCTGAAAGCAAGTGCAGCACTGGGAATGTGGAGACTCAGGACCGTGAATTCTGCTCCAGTGGAGCATCCTGGAATAACAGGTACAGCACCCAGGACATGGAGAACCAGGACCGTGAGTTCAGCCCCAGCCGGCCAGCCTGGACTGGTGAAATCGGGGACATGGAAAGTCAGGACAGGGAGTTTAGCCCCAGCCGGCCAGCCTGGACTGGTGAATACAGGGAGATGAAAAGTCAGGAGCAGGAGTTCAGCTCCAGTAGGCTGACCTGGGATGACAAATCCAGCACCAGGGACATGGAGAGCCAGGACCGGGAATTCAGCCCCAGCCGGCTGCCTGAAGCCAGTGAGTGCACCATTGGGGACATGGAAAGTCAGGACAGGGAGTTTAGCCCCAGCCGGCCAGCCTGGACTGGTGAATACAGGGAGATGAAAAGTCAGGAGCAGGAGTTCAGCTCCAGTAGGCTGACCTGGGATGACAAATCCAGCACCAGGGACATGGAGAGCCAGGACCGGGAATTCAGCCCCAGCCGGCTGCCTGAAGCCAGTGAGTGCAGCACTGGGGACCTGGAGAACCAGGATGAGGAATtcagcaccagcagagcagcctgggatgACAGATCCAGCACCAGTGACATGGAGATCCAGGACAGTGGATTCACTCCCAGTAGAACAGCCTGGGATGATGGGTACAGCACTGAGGACATGGAGACTCGGAATGGGGAGTTGTTCAGCCCCAGTGGAGTGGCCTGGGGGGACAGGTCCAGCACCGGGAATGTGGAGGGCCAGAACAGGGAGTTCAGCCCCAGTGGAGCAGCCCGGGACAGGGAGCATGGCTCTGTGATCCCCATGAAGGAAGAGCAGGAGTTGATCTCAGGTTGGCTGAGCTTGTCTGGTGAGGGCAGCATTGGCCAGACTGGGCTGGTCGGAGTCAGTCAAGAGGATGTGCCCGGCTCCTGCCACCCTGATCGTCTGGCCCAGGAGCCCACCTGGAGCAGTGCCCACCAGCAGCAACATGGCAGCTCTGGCAGCGTGGACTGGGTTGACAAGCTTGGAGGAGGTGACAACTGCCACAACCAGTTTGGTAGCATTGGGACAGAGCAGGTGCGAGacccctgcagtgccagagccTCTGATGGCTCCATGTCCGGGGCCTTGCAGTCCCTggcaggctggcacagggatctCTCTCTGGACACGAATGATGCGCGCTGGAGCCAGGACCTGGACAGCTGGAGCATGGAGCCACAGGATGCCGAGGCCAAGCGTCGTGAGTGGGCAAGTGCCTTTGGTGCCCGCTGTGCCGCTCGCAACCGGGACCTCAGCACTGAGAAGCAGAGCCTGGAAGAGCACACCAACACACAGGACAG CAGGAGCCTCTGTCTCTCGACCCCCAGTCCACCAATGGGTGATGTTCTGGCTGACCCTCCAACTGTGGAGCCTGCCCAGGAAGAACTGCCCTGCTCCACCGAGGAGGAGAGGGATcccccagagctggctgctgccccacagagccccgGAGCCCCCCTTCTGCAGCTGGAGGCTGCCAGCAGGATCCCAGTggacacagggatggaggaACCTGCCTCAGACCACCCGGATGGGGATAGACCCCAGGGTTGGGAGGAGCAGCCATTCTCCCTTGGCAGCCCCCAGCCTGACGGGCCTGTGGAGCAGGGGCCGGAATTCCCTTTTTTGGAG GACACGGAGCTCCTGGACAGCAGTGTGTTCCGCACCAAGGCCAGCCTGGGCCGCAAGCGCCGGCACCGGGCACCAGCTCTGCGTCCTGCTGCCACCGAGGGGGACAGCTGGATCTTCAGGGACTCCACGG AGCCCCGGCCAGCCCCAGCAGCGTCCTCCGACGAGGAGACAGTGGAGGAGCCCCGGAGCCGGCGGATGCGCGGCTCCCCCTCAGGCAGGGGGGTCAAGGTGCCCCTCTTCCCTGGCCTCAGCGCCTCTGCCATCAAG GCCAAGCTGAGGGGCCGCAACCGCTCTGCAGAGGAGGGGCCATCATCAGGGGACAGCAAGGGGACCCCCCACAAGGACCACCATGTGCAGCGCTCCAAGTCCTGTAAGATCCCTGGCGTGAGTGGGAAACCCCCGGCGCTGCCCCCTAAGCCAGAGAAATCCGCAGG ATCTGAGGCCTCACCCCCACACTGGCTGCAGGCACTGAAGCTGAAGAGGAAGAAGCCTTGA
- the APLNR gene encoding apelin receptor — protein sequence MEEATDAYAYGDNETYCEYAEWGPSLALLPTIYLLVFLLGTAGNGLVLWTIFKGGRDRRRSADTFIANLAAADLTFVVTLPLWAAYTWLGYHWPFGTAACKVSSYLVFVNMYASVFCLTGLSFDRYLAIVRPLATAKLRLRVSGLVATVALWSLAALLALPALVLRRAAALGEDTKITCYMDYRDLEALGSEGAWEVGLGLSSTAVGFVAPFAVMLTCYFFIARTVATHFRRERAEGLRKRKRLLTIITVLVATFGGCWLPFHLVKTLYVLMDLQVLPWSCALHTFLNNLHPYCTGIAYINSCLNPFLYAFFDPRFRHACAALLCCRTPSPGPERSASYSSGHSHPPGGKGGPNPGGKLDPATQETLFRA from the coding sequence atggaggaggCGACGGATGCCTATGCCTACGGCGACAATGAGACCTACTGCGAGTATGCGGAGTGGGGCCCCTcgctggctctgctgcccaccaTCTACTTGCTGGTCTTCcttctgggcactgctggcaacGGGCTGGTTCTCTGGACCATCTTCAAGGGTGGCCGCGACCGCCGGCGCTCGGCCGACACCTTCATCGCCAACCTGGCAGCCGCCGACCTCACCTTTGTGGTCACTCTGCCCCTCTGGGCCGCCTACACCTGGCTGGGCTACCACTGGCCCTTTGGCACGGCCGCTTGCAAGGTCAGCAGCTACCTGGTCTTTGTCAACATGTACGCCAGCGTCTTCTGCCTGACGGGGCTGAGCTTTGACCGCTACCTGGCTATTGTCCGGCCCCTGGCCACTGCCAAGCTGCGCTTGCGGGTCAGTGGGCTGGTGGCCACCGTGGCCCTGTGGTCACTGGcagccctgctggccctgccagccctggtgctgcGGCGGGCGGCCGCCCTCGGCGAGGACACCAAGATCACCTGCTACATGGACTACAGGGACCTGGAGGCCCTGGGGTCAGAGGGTGCCTGggaggtggggctggggctctCCTCCACTGCTGTGGGCTTCGTGGCTCCCTTTGCCGTCATGCTCACCTGCTACTTCTTCATTGCCCGCACTGTGGCCACTCACTTTCGCCGGGAGCGAGCCGAGGGCCTCCGCAAGCGCAAGCGCCTCCTCACCATCATCACGGTGCTGGTGGCCACCTTTGGGGGCTGCTGGCTGCCCTTCCACCTGGTCAAGACCCTCTACGTGCTGATGGACCTGCAGGTGCTGCCCTGGTCCTGCGCCCTCCACACCTTCCTCAACAACCTCCATCCCTACTGCACCGGCATCGCCTACATCAACAGCTGCCTCAACCCTTTCCTCTACGCCTTCTTCGACCCCCGCTTTCGCCACGCCTGCGCTGCCCTCCTGTGCTGCcggacccccagccctggcccgGAGCGCTCCGCCAGCTACTCCTCggggcacagccaccccccTGGCGGCAAGGGGGGCCCCAACCCTGGGGGCAAGCTGGACCCTGCCACCCAGGAGACGCTCTTCCGTGCCTGA